The Arachis ipaensis cultivar K30076 chromosome B07, Araip1.1, whole genome shotgun sequence genome includes a window with the following:
- the LOC110264892 gene encoding zinc finger BED domain-containing protein RICESLEEPER 2-like — MATQIKVKLDKYWEGDGINYFLFVAVFLYPRYKYEYVEFCLNRVYGLNQAKDMLKKLKDIIHKLFEYYSMMYPLLDGSSSGSFNSSIASRDHGVGGENANEEEDGFEDEFRLRVKKKQGEVKRNELERYMEDDVEDNIPGFDILRWWKLKSMKYYALAHMARDLLAIPVSTVSSESAFSTSGRVLDQFRSSLSPSTVESLICSQNWLRTQEKMYDLKQELEDQEKLELELSALTISNQAIGVDVVYNNLRLTFLFTVIC, encoded by the exons ATGGCGACACAAATAAAAGTGAAACTAGATAAATATTGGGAGGGTGATGGCATAAATTACTTTCTCTTTGTGGCTGTTTTTCTTTATCCTCGTTACAAGTATGAGTATGTTGAATTTTGTCTTAATCGGGTGTATGGGTTGAATCAAGCCAAAGATATGTTGAAAAAATTGAAGGATATCATTCATAAGTTGTTTGAGTATTACTCCATGATGTATCCCCTTCTGGATGGTAGTTCTTCTGGTAGTTTTAATTCTAGCATTGCCTCTCGTGATCATGGGGTTGGTGGTGAAAATGCAAATGAGGAGGAAGATGGCTTTGAAGATGAGTTTAGATTGAGGGTTAAAAAAAAGCAAGGTGAGGTCAAAAGGAATGAATTAGAAAGATACatggaagatgatgtggaggatAACATTCCCGGTTTTGACATTTTGCGTTGGTGGAAATTGAAATCAATGAAGTATTATGCTCTTGCTCACATGGCTAGGGATTTGTTGGCTATTCCCGTCTCTACCGTGTCTTCTGAGTCGGCATTTAGTACTAGCGGTCGTGTGCTTGACCAATTTAGAAGCTCATTAAGTCCTTCTACTGTTGAGTCTCTAATTTGCTCACAAAATTGGTTGAGGACCCAAGAGAAGATGTATGACTTAAAGCAAGAACTTGAGGACCAAGAAAAACTTGAATTAG AGCTCTCAGCTTTAACAATATCTAATCAAGCCATTGGAGTTGATGTTGTTTACAACAATTTGAGGTTAACATTTTTATTTACTGTTATTTGttga
- the LOC110264893 gene encoding uncharacterized protein LOC110264893 encodes MGKTDPKSDTVVGSTSSPSAAIPAAIDDGLSGGTSQSPAPPPLPASNPSSETQTEAAGTTGEPLKEVKRKPSRAPSSVWAHFSKTSPNEACCNYCKKNMHAIVLVMVQQTCINI; translated from the coding sequence ATGGGGAAAACTGACCCAAAAAGTGATACGGTTGTTGGAAGTACTTCTTCTCCAAGTGCAGCCATTCCCGCTGCTATTGACGATGGTCTTTCTGGTGGAACATCACAAAGTCCAGCTCCCCCACCGTTGCCCGCCTCAAATCCTTCATCGGAAACACAGACCGAAGCTGCTGGAACTACTGGCGAGCCTCTAAAAGAGGTAAAACGTAAACCCAGTAGGGCACCTAGTAGTGTTTGGGCTCACTTTTCTAAAACTTCTCCTAATGAAGCCTGCTGCAACTATTGTAAAAAAAATATGCATGCAATAGTTCTAGTCATGGTACAACAAACTTGCATAAACATTTAA